A genomic window from Agrobacterium larrymoorei includes:
- the aroC gene encoding chorismate synthase, with protein sequence MSHNTFGHLFRVSTWGESHGPALGCVVDGCPPGIRFTLAEVQAWMDKRKPGQSRFVTQRREDDIVKVLSGVMLDEDGETMITTGTPVSMLIENTDQRSKDYGEIAKRYRPGHADFTYDLKYGIRDYRGGGRSSARETAARVAAGALARKVVPGMTVRAALVQIGKHKINRDNWDWAQVNENPFFCPDPEMVPVWEDYLDTVRKAGSSIGAVVEVLAEGVPAGIGAPIYAKLDQDIASNLMSINAVKGVEIGEGFASAELSGEENADEMRMGNDGQPFFLSNHAGGILGGIATGQPIVARFAIKPTSSILTERQSIDADGNNVDVRTKGRHDPCVGIRAVPIGEAMVACTVADHYLRDRGQTGRLK encoded by the coding sequence ATGTCGCATAACACGTTCGGTCATCTCTTCCGCGTTTCCACCTGGGGCGAAAGCCATGGTCCGGCGCTGGGCTGCGTGGTGGATGGCTGCCCTCCCGGCATTCGCTTCACGCTTGCGGAGGTGCAGGCCTGGATGGATAAGCGTAAGCCTGGCCAGAGCCGCTTCGTCACCCAGCGGCGCGAAGATGACATCGTCAAGGTTCTTTCCGGCGTGATGCTGGATGAGGACGGCGAGACCATGATCACCACAGGCACGCCGGTTTCCATGCTGATCGAAAACACCGACCAGCGCTCGAAGGATTATGGCGAGATCGCTAAGCGCTACCGTCCAGGCCACGCCGATTTCACCTATGATCTGAAATACGGCATTCGTGATTACCGCGGCGGTGGCCGCTCTTCTGCGCGCGAGACAGCAGCACGTGTGGCAGCCGGCGCGCTGGCCCGCAAGGTGGTGCCCGGGATGACCGTTCGCGCAGCACTCGTGCAGATCGGCAAGCACAAGATCAACCGCGACAATTGGGATTGGGCGCAGGTCAACGAGAACCCCTTTTTCTGCCCGGATCCTGAGATGGTGCCTGTCTGGGAAGACTATCTCGATACGGTCCGCAAAGCGGGCTCTTCCATCGGTGCTGTGGTGGAGGTTCTCGCCGAGGGCGTTCCGGCAGGCATCGGCGCGCCGATCTATGCCAAGCTCGATCAGGATATCGCGTCCAATCTGATGTCGATCAACGCGGTCAAGGGTGTCGAGATCGGCGAAGGTTTTGCGTCCGCGGAACTCAGCGGCGAGGAAAATGCCGACGAGATGCGCATGGGCAATGACGGGCAGCCTTTCTTCCTGTCGAACCACGCCGGCGGCATTTTAGGTGGCATTGCGACGGGCCAGCCGATCGTCGCACGTTTTGCCATCAAGCCCACCTCTTCGATCCTCACCGAACGCCAGTCCATCGATGCCGATGGAAACAACGTCGACGTCCGCACCAAGGGCCGTCATGACCCTTGCGTGGGCATTCGCGCCGTTCCCATTGGCGAAGCCATGGTCGCCTGCACAGTAGCAGACCACTATCTGCGCGACCGCGGCCAGACTGGCAGACTGAAATAA
- a CDS encoding EAL domain-containing protein, with translation MASASTFSRSIREKSKRKKMLFGASAGVSLAVIYFIDPASFWIALPLTVILLLVAERNHNLTMIHIRESKFLELSQRFKLAMDSSNIGLWELNGGDACYLDGRAAGLHGYATTENGFSLTRWLEAVAPEDRPKITDFLRRCTDGEETHSEAYRIQLRSGEMRYLRAAGANYGTPDGARHTSGIIWDVTSDMQIAETLKNSIYSSRVKNAELELALQELSSREHDLMELSRRLDFALQSYNCGIWEANLTKDHSYWDRRMHQLYGLEYTTGYTDRAKWLNCLHPDDREKAAAEADRSAANNEPFSSIQRVLPQDEEVRYIRSVGSIHIDRDGDRKVIGIAFDITADVRLAEELKAAKEEAEARNAELIEAKSHIEHNALHDPLTGLANRRKLDKELDDLTLSPMADGRSRFAILHLDLDRFKQINDTLGHAAGDATLARAAEILTLNVGDAGIIARIGGDEFVILIPQLADKHTVALIASNIIAAFQHPFDFQGFTCRCGVSIGIAFGEAQDNDARKILINADLALYRAKAMGRNRYEFFTQNLQAEIVNHKRTADEILEGLEKGEFETWYQPQLCARTGEIAGMEALVRWRHPTRGLLTPDKFLGIAEELDVVQALDRLTLQSALQDRRLWSMKGLEIPRVSVNVSVRRLHDVHLLESLQQLHIRPGEVVFELVESIFLDDSDEQVVQNLDRVKALGIDVEIDDFGTGHTSLISLLRLKPKRLKIDRQLVMPILNSPQERALVRSIIDIARSLGVETVAEGVETMEHAAMLKDMGCDILQGFAFAAPLPPHEFSAFALQQELRRVS, from the coding sequence GTGGCATCAGCATCGACATTTTCACGCAGCATCCGCGAGAAGAGCAAACGAAAAAAGATGCTGTTCGGCGCTTCGGCGGGCGTGTCGCTTGCGGTGATCTACTTCATCGATCCGGCCTCCTTCTGGATTGCATTGCCTCTCACCGTCATTCTCCTTTTGGTTGCAGAGCGCAATCACAATCTGACGATGATTCATATTCGAGAGAGCAAGTTCCTCGAACTCTCCCAGCGCTTCAAGCTCGCAATGGATTCGTCCAATATCGGCCTATGGGAGCTGAATGGCGGCGACGCGTGCTATCTGGATGGTCGTGCTGCAGGACTGCATGGCTACGCGACGACCGAGAACGGGTTTTCTCTCACGCGTTGGCTGGAAGCCGTCGCGCCAGAAGACCGGCCCAAGATCACCGACTTTCTGAGGCGTTGCACCGATGGGGAGGAAACCCATTCCGAAGCCTATAGAATTCAATTGCGATCCGGTGAGATGCGCTATCTGCGGGCTGCAGGCGCAAACTATGGCACACCGGACGGTGCCCGGCACACAAGCGGCATCATCTGGGATGTCACCTCGGACATGCAGATCGCAGAGACGTTGAAGAACTCAATCTATAGCAGCCGCGTCAAGAATGCCGAGCTTGAGCTTGCGCTTCAGGAACTGTCGTCCCGCGAACACGATCTGATGGAGTTGTCGCGACGGCTCGATTTCGCGCTCCAATCCTATAATTGTGGTATCTGGGAAGCCAATCTCACCAAGGACCATTCCTATTGGGATCGTCGTATGCACCAACTCTATGGGCTGGAATATACTACAGGTTACACGGATCGAGCGAAATGGCTGAACTGCCTCCACCCAGATGACAGAGAGAAGGCCGCCGCTGAGGCCGATCGCTCCGCAGCCAACAATGAGCCCTTCTCCAGCATTCAGCGCGTGCTGCCCCAAGATGAAGAGGTACGCTATATTCGCTCCGTGGGCAGTATCCATATCGATCGGGATGGAGATCGCAAGGTCATCGGCATTGCTTTCGACATCACCGCAGATGTGCGCCTTGCCGAGGAGCTTAAGGCCGCGAAGGAAGAGGCCGAGGCACGCAACGCGGAATTGATCGAGGCCAAGTCACACATCGAGCACAACGCGCTGCACGATCCCTTGACCGGGCTGGCAAACCGTCGAAAGCTGGATAAGGAGCTGGACGATCTGACGTTATCGCCCATGGCAGATGGCCGGTCGCGTTTTGCCATCCTTCACCTCGACCTCGACCGCTTCAAACAGATCAACGACACGCTGGGGCACGCAGCGGGCGATGCGACGCTTGCCAGAGCCGCGGAAATTCTGACCCTCAATGTCGGTGATGCGGGTATCATCGCCCGTATTGGCGGCGACGAATTTGTCATCCTCATCCCGCAGCTGGCCGACAAGCACACCGTCGCCTTGATCGCATCGAACATCATCGCAGCTTTCCAGCATCCCTTCGATTTTCAAGGGTTTACTTGCCGATGCGGCGTCTCGATCGGCATCGCCTTTGGCGAAGCCCAGGATAACGACGCGCGCAAGATTCTCATCAACGCCGACCTCGCTCTCTATCGTGCTAAAGCGATGGGCCGGAACCGCTACGAGTTCTTCACGCAAAATCTTCAAGCCGAGATCGTCAATCACAAGCGCACGGCCGATGAGATTCTGGAGGGGCTGGAAAAGGGTGAGTTCGAAACCTGGTACCAGCCGCAACTCTGCGCCAGAACCGGCGAGATCGCAGGCATGGAAGCGCTCGTCCGCTGGCGCCATCCCACACGCGGCCTGCTGACGCCGGACAAATTCCTGGGTATCGCAGAGGAGCTGGACGTCGTTCAGGCGCTCGATCGACTGACCTTGCAATCCGCGCTACAGGACCGGCGTTTGTGGAGTATGAAGGGACTGGAAATCCCCCGCGTTTCGGTCAATGTTTCGGTGCGTCGTCTGCATGACGTGCATCTGCTGGAAAGCCTGCAACAACTTCACATCCGGCCTGGCGAAGTTGTCTTTGAGCTGGTTGAATCCATCTTCCTCGATGACAGCGACGAGCAGGTCGTCCAAAATCTCGACAGGGTCAAAGCGCTTGGCATCGATGTCGAAATCGATGATTTCGGTACCGGGCATACCTCACTCATCAGCCTGCTGCGCCTCAAGCCGAAACGCCTCAAGATCGATCGACAGCTGGTGATGCCGATTCTAAACTCTCCACAGGAGCGGGCGCTGGTCCGTTCCATCATCGACATCGCCCGCTCGCTCGGCGTCGAGACCGTGGCAGAAGGCGTGGAAACGATGGAGCATGCCGCTATGCTGAAAGATATGGGCTGCGATATCCTTCAAGGCTTTGCCTTTGCCGCGCCTTTGCCACCACACGAGTTTTCAGCCTTTGCGCTACAGCAGGAACTGCGTCGCGTGTCTTGA
- a CDS encoding energy-coupling factor transporter transmembrane component T family protein, whose product MRSLYAEGTGWLYRLSPRIKLLTLAAFSAGLFLTRDPLILSLAVILAVLILWQAHLGLRGTLSRLRPVFLTIALIAAFSVLLIPFMDATITLLRLSALTLLATAVTASVSISQFMDEITYALRPLEKLGLANAADVGLAVGLVVRFVPEIISRYHTLSDAHRARGSRVRLTSILVPLVIMTLKDADAIADAIDARGFRGQTSLKQKGDAP is encoded by the coding sequence ATGAGAAGCCTTTATGCCGAGGGAACGGGCTGGCTTTACAGGCTTTCGCCGCGCATCAAGCTATTGACGCTTGCGGCTTTCAGCGCGGGGTTATTTCTCACTCGCGATCCGTTGATCCTCAGTCTTGCGGTCATCCTGGCGGTGCTCATTCTTTGGCAGGCCCATCTTGGACTGCGCGGAACGCTCTCCCGGCTTCGCCCGGTCTTCCTCACCATCGCCCTCATCGCCGCGTTCAGCGTCCTGCTGATCCCATTCATGGATGCCACCATCACCCTCTTGAGATTGAGCGCGCTGACACTGCTGGCAACGGCGGTCACGGCAAGTGTCAGCATCTCGCAGTTCATGGATGAGATCACTTACGCGCTTCGCCCGCTTGAGAAGCTTGGCTTGGCGAATGCGGCAGACGTGGGCCTTGCGGTTGGACTTGTGGTTCGCTTCGTCCCTGAAATCATCAGCCGGTATCACACGTTGAGCGATGCGCACCGGGCACGCGGCAGTCGTGTGAGGCTCACCAGTATTCTCGTCCCACTCGTCATTATGACGTTGAAGGATGCCGACGCGATTGCGGATGCCATTGACGCGCGCGGCTTCAGAGGTCAAACCTCACTTAAGCAAAAGGGAGATGCCCCATGA
- a CDS encoding DUF1344 domain-containing protein, which translates to MRLMIAALLATANLFAPLNSFAQSVDVESTISKVDVKGLNITLADGKNYKVPEEFNFEGLQPGVKVLVFYTEVDGKRVVDDLEVVQ; encoded by the coding sequence ATGCGCTTGATGATTGCCGCACTTTTAGCCACCGCAAATCTTTTTGCCCCTTTGAACAGCTTTGCTCAGAGCGTCGATGTCGAGTCGACCATCAGCAAGGTTGACGTGAAGGGCCTGAATATCACGCTCGCTGACGGTAAGAATTACAAAGTGCCGGAAGAGTTCAACTTCGAGGGACTGCAACCGGGCGTGAAGGTTCTGGTGTTTTACACGGAAGTGGACGGCAAGCGCGTCGTGGATGACCTTGAGGTCGTGCAGTAA
- the ribB gene encoding 3,4-dihydroxy-2-butanone-4-phosphate synthase, which produces MAYDQKRVVEAIRAFEAGEIVVVMDDDGRENEGDLIVAAVHCTAEKMAFIVRHTSGIVCAPMPRGEAKRLNLNAMVAENDSAHTTAFTVSVDFKHGTTTGISADDRTLTVRNLANPNVGPADFTRPGHIFPLISREGGVLMRSGHTEAAVDLCRLAGLPPIGVICELVNDDGSVMRGPQVSSFAETHGLKQVSVADLIAYRQRKETLVEIESEFTIDTPFGPAKAQTYSLPWDPMQHMAVIFGDIRDGVDIPVRLHPENVADDIFGSKQPVRNYMQKIAEEGRGVIVYLREGSVGVGKVEGRRKARDADETHEQARSREEEWLEIGLGAQILKELGISSIKLLTTRERHYVGLEGFGIQISSTELC; this is translated from the coding sequence ATGGCATACGATCAGAAACGCGTCGTGGAAGCGATCCGCGCCTTCGAGGCTGGCGAGATCGTGGTGGTCATGGATGATGACGGGCGCGAGAACGAAGGCGATCTCATCGTTGCCGCCGTGCATTGTACGGCTGAAAAAATGGCCTTCATCGTGCGCCACACCTCCGGCATCGTCTGTGCGCCCATGCCTCGGGGGGAAGCCAAGAGGCTGAACCTGAACGCCATGGTCGCCGAAAACGACAGCGCGCATACGACCGCCTTTACCGTGTCCGTCGACTTCAAACACGGAACCACGACCGGCATTTCCGCCGACGACCGTACGCTGACGGTGCGCAATCTTGCGAACCCGAATGTCGGTCCCGCTGATTTTACCCGTCCCGGCCACATCTTTCCGCTGATTTCACGCGAAGGCGGCGTGCTGATGCGCTCCGGCCATACGGAAGCAGCCGTGGACCTCTGCAGGCTTGCAGGCCTGCCACCGATCGGCGTCATCTGCGAACTCGTCAATGACGATGGCAGCGTCATGCGCGGTCCGCAGGTTTCGAGCTTTGCGGAAACCCATGGTCTCAAACAGGTGTCGGTTGCCGACCTGATCGCCTACCGCCAGCGCAAGGAAACGCTGGTGGAGATTGAGAGCGAGTTCACCATCGACACACCCTTCGGCCCGGCCAAGGCGCAGACCTATTCCCTGCCTTGGGACCCGATGCAGCACATGGCGGTGATTTTCGGCGATATCCGCGATGGCGTCGATATTCCGGTTCGCCTGCATCCGGAAAACGTGGCGGACGATATTTTCGGCAGCAAGCAGCCGGTGCGCAATTATATGCAGAAGATTGCCGAGGAAGGTCGCGGCGTTATCGTTTATCTTCGCGAGGGTTCAGTTGGCGTCGGCAAGGTCGAAGGCCGCCGCAAGGCGCGTGATGCGGACGAGACTCACGAGCAGGCGCGTTCTCGCGAAGAAGAATGGCTGGAAATCGGCCTTGGCGCGCAGATCCTGAAGGAACTCGGCATCAGCTCCATCAAGTTGCTGACCACGCGCGAGCGCCACTATGTCGGGCTGGAAGGCTTTGGTATCCAGATCAGCTCCACCGAGCTCTGCTGA
- a CDS encoding biotin transporter BioY: MTTRDLVLISLFSAIIIALGLLPPITLGFIPVPITAQSLGVMLAGVVLGAKRGTLAVLLTILIAAIGLPVLSGGRGGLSIFTTPTTGYLIGWIAAAFVTGILSERLVKANQTALTQGIGFFLACVAGGVIVLYAFGITYLAFATGIGFSKAFIGSMAFVPGDLIKAVVAALAGRAVMAGYPLLPQRA, encoded by the coding sequence ATGACGACCCGTGACCTCGTTCTGATATCGCTGTTTTCAGCCATCATCATCGCACTTGGCCTGCTGCCGCCCATCACACTCGGCTTCATTCCGGTTCCGATCACAGCGCAGTCACTCGGCGTCATGCTGGCGGGTGTCGTGCTTGGCGCAAAGCGCGGCACGCTTGCCGTGCTGCTGACAATCCTGATTGCGGCCATCGGCCTGCCGGTTCTCTCCGGCGGCAGAGGTGGGCTCTCGATTTTCACAACCCCGACAACGGGTTATCTGATCGGCTGGATCGCCGCTGCATTCGTGACAGGCATCCTTTCCGAACGCCTTGTGAAGGCGAACCAGACCGCGTTGACGCAAGGCATTGGCTTCTTTCTCGCCTGCGTCGCAGGTGGTGTCATTGTCCTTTACGCTTTCGGGATCACTTACCTGGCTTTCGCAACCGGCATCGGTTTCAGCAAGGCATTCATCGGCTCCATGGCGTTCGTCCCGGGTGATCTGATCAAGGCCGTCGTGGCAGCGCTTGCTGGCCGGGCGGTGATGGCTGGTTACCCGCTGCTGCCGCAGCGCGCTTAA
- a CDS encoding energy-coupling factor ABC transporter ATP-binding protein — protein MDIQFQNAGVTFEGRTALAPLDLSLSQRRIGIIGLNGSGKTTFARLINGLTKPTTGRVIVNGLDTVKDADSVLKQVGFVFQSPQNQIILPIIRDDIAFGLRNRGLGKSAVDEAVTAILHRFGIEHLSGRRAHELSGGELQLAALAALSITGPNILILDEPTNQLDLKNRAVVERTILSLEQDVVVITHDLSLLETFDRVLLFHQSVLTLDGKPEEVIAQYRKIALS, from the coding sequence GTGGACATTCAGTTCCAGAATGCGGGTGTAACTTTCGAGGGACGAACGGCGCTTGCGCCGCTCGATCTTTCGCTATCGCAACGGCGCATCGGCATTATCGGTCTCAACGGTTCCGGCAAGACCACCTTCGCCCGATTGATCAATGGTCTGACCAAACCAACGACCGGAAGGGTCATCGTCAACGGGCTCGATACGGTAAAGGATGCCGATTCCGTCTTGAAACAGGTGGGCTTTGTCTTCCAGAGCCCGCAGAACCAGATCATCCTGCCGATCATTCGCGACGACATCGCCTTTGGATTGAGGAATCGCGGTCTCGGCAAGAGCGCGGTCGATGAGGCCGTGACGGCGATATTGCATCGCTTCGGCATCGAACACCTTTCAGGCCGCCGTGCCCATGAACTGTCGGGCGGCGAGTTGCAGCTTGCAGCACTTGCGGCGCTGTCCATCACCGGCCCAAACATTCTGATCCTGGACGAACCGACGAACCAGCTCGACCTGAAGAACCGCGCCGTGGTGGAGCGGACGATCCTCAGTTTGGAGCAGGATGTGGTCGTCATTACCCATGACCTATCGTTGCTTGAGACTTTCGATCGCGTTCTGCTCTTTCATCAAAGCGTGCTGACATTGGATGGTAAGCCAGAAGAGGTTATTGCCCAATACCGGAAGATCGCACTTTCATGA
- a CDS encoding winged helix-turn-helix domain-containing protein, producing the protein MAILVSNEAARRIFLARQGLSAPPNKALSKDGLLELITTLGFVQVDSIATVERAHHQIIFSRNQTYRREHLTALLEKDRTLFEHWTHDASIVPTAFYPYWKHRFRRREPIMQERWQKWHGEGFDSAFEETYRHIAENGAVMSRDMKAEDHQSGGWWNWHPSKTALEYMWHTGRLAIARRVNFQKVYDLAERVILKEHYDQDVSHEAFIDWACREALSRLGFATSGEISAFFNLVTPNEAKDWVTSHRDELVEVSLISANGAKERASHAFASFAAEMDAEASLEPPQRVRVLSPFDPLLRNRARTERLFGFFYRIEVFVPEPKRQYGYYVFPLLEGDRMIGRIDMKAERKNGLLDVRRLWLEPGVRPSSGRLGKLDAELNRLAKFTGVASVRYLDGWLAGE; encoded by the coding sequence ATGGCGATTCTGGTTTCCAACGAAGCAGCACGGCGTATTTTTCTGGCACGGCAGGGTCTTTCGGCGCCGCCGAACAAGGCACTGTCGAAGGACGGATTGCTCGAGCTCATTACGACTCTCGGCTTTGTGCAGGTGGATAGCATTGCCACCGTGGAGCGGGCGCATCACCAGATCATCTTCTCCAGAAACCAGACCTATAGGCGCGAGCATCTGACCGCGCTACTGGAAAAGGACCGCACGCTTTTCGAGCACTGGACACATGATGCGTCGATTGTGCCGACGGCCTTTTATCCCTACTGGAAGCACCGCTTCCGCCGCCGCGAGCCAATCATGCAGGAGCGTTGGCAAAAATGGCATGGCGAGGGATTCGATTCCGCCTTCGAGGAGACCTATCGGCACATTGCGGAAAACGGTGCGGTCATGTCGCGCGATATGAAGGCCGAAGATCATCAATCCGGCGGCTGGTGGAACTGGCATCCATCCAAGACGGCGCTTGAATATATGTGGCACACCGGCAGACTTGCCATCGCGCGCCGCGTGAACTTTCAGAAGGTCTACGATCTTGCAGAGCGCGTCATCCTGAAGGAGCACTACGATCAGGACGTCAGCCACGAAGCCTTCATCGATTGGGCCTGCCGTGAGGCACTATCTCGGCTGGGCTTTGCGACCTCAGGAGAAATATCCGCCTTCTTCAATCTGGTGACGCCGAACGAGGCGAAGGACTGGGTGACGTCCCACCGGGATGAACTGGTTGAGGTGTCGCTGATCTCAGCCAATGGTGCTAAGGAGCGCGCATCCCACGCCTTTGCGAGCTTTGCAGCAGAAATGGATGCGGAGGCGTCGCTCGAACCGCCGCAGCGGGTCCGGGTTCTCAGCCCCTTCGATCCGTTGTTGCGCAACCGTGCTCGTACCGAACGCCTCTTCGGCTTCTTCTATCGGATCGAAGTCTTCGTGCCGGAGCCGAAGCGACAATATGGCTATTATGTCTTCCCGCTTCTGGAAGGCGATCGCATGATCGGGCGCATCGATATGAAGGCGGAGCGCAAGAATGGTTTGCTCGACGTTAGACGTCTATGGCTGGAGCCGGGCGTGCGGCCATCATCCGGCAGGTTGGGAAAGCTGGATGCGGAACTGAACCGGCTGGCAAAATTCACCGGCGTTGCGAGCGTGCGTTATTTGGATGGCTGGCTAGCTGGGGAATAG